The following is a genomic window from Peromyscus maniculatus bairdii isolate BWxNUB_F1_BW_parent chromosome 22, HU_Pman_BW_mat_3.1, whole genome shotgun sequence.
TGGGGTGGGAATTGGTTGGATTTCAATCCCTGTGCTTGAATAAGCTAAGAGATTGGCTGGAtttcatgctcatggattggttgGTTTTATGCTCATCTGGTCAAAGCTAGAGTGTGTTTCATTGGCTGTGGTttcagggacaaagtgtgtttctttcacttggctcttcttaaaattatggctctggtttcagggccacaGTGTATCTTTCACTGGCTTTGGAATCAGGGACAAAGTGTGCTTCATTAGCTCTAGTTGAAAGGTGTATTTCTTTagctggcccttttaccctacacaTAATGCTtcataagtttgttttttttccccatgagaTAGCTGGTGCAAACAATATAAAAACGGACATCATAATTCTTGAACAGTTTGTTGACACTGTCAATTTCTTTCTACAGAATAAACACTGTTATATAACTGACTGTAAGTGTGTTGGCTAAAGATTTTACTAAATACATTATAATAAATAGCCCTCAGTATCATTTTCAGGTATTCAAAGTCTATTGTGATAAGCAAAGGCTTTAAGAAAGTCAATGCACACAAAAATTTTACTCTTGGGTAAAGTGCAAAACTTTATCACACTGActatatttttagtgtttttctgCAATGACTTTTTCTCATTATTTCAAAGATTACTGATACATACAAAGGATTTACAACACttattacattcatagggtttctctccagtatgtgttcttttatgcatttgaagatgactgtgataTGCAATGGCTTTACCACATTGaatacattcatagggtttctctctagtATGTGTTGTTTGAtgcatttgaagatgactgtgtATGTAATGGTTTAACCacactgattgcattcatagggtttctttccagtatgtgttctttaaaacatttgaagatgactgtgatacaaatgctttaccacattAATTACattcatagttttttttctccagtatgtattctttcatgtatttgaagattaccacgctgtgcaaaggctttaccacattgaatacattcatagggtttctctccagtatgtgttctttcatggaTTTGAAGATGACTCTGTtgtacaaaggctttaccacattgaatacattcatagggcttctctccagtatgtgttctttcatgcatttgaagatgactctgacatgcaaaggctttaccacattgactaCATTCATGGGCTTTCTCTCTAGTATGTAatctttcatgcctttgaagaatACTGTGATgaacaaaggctttaccacattggttacattcataaggtttctctccagtatgtcttcttttatgtatttgaagactAATGTGCTTTGAAAAGACTTTATCACACTGATTACAACTGTAtaatttctctccagtatgtgtccttttgtgcctttgaagatgaccatgtcgtgcaaaggctttaccacattgattacattcatagggtttctctccagtatgtgttcttttatgcaccTGAAGACTACTGTGATGAACAAAGGCTTTACTgcattgattgcattcatagggtttctctccagtatgtttTCTCTTATGCATCTGAAGACCACTGTGATGAGCAtaagctttaccacactgattacattcaaagagtttctctccagtatgtgttctttcatgcctttgaagatgaccatgctgtgcaaaggctttaccacattgattacattcatagggtttctctccagtatgtgttcttttatgcatctGAAGACTACAGTGACGAACAAAGGCTTTACCgcattgattgcattcatagggtttctctccagtatgtattttCTTATGCATCTGAAGACTACTGTGATGAGCAtaagctttaccacactgattacattcaaagagtttctctctagtatgtgttcttttatgcccgTGAAGATGACTCtcatatgcaaaggctttaccacacagAATATATACAGAAGTTTTCTCTCCAGTTTGGCTTCTTTCATGCCTTCcatgtcttctagaactttgaCAATGTTCATCAGCATTATGATCTTCCCAACAGTATCCTATAGTAGTGAGGTTCCAGTAGGTCTgcagcatcacatctttgtagagattcttctgggaaggatccagcaaagcccactcttcccAAGTGAAGCCAACATGAACATCATCATAGGTCACTGCATTCATGTTGTGATTTCCCAGCTTGTTCATGCTCTCTGTTCAGCTACCTGCACTTGCAGCAGACCACACAAAACCACTGGTGCCTTCTCTTCAAAGTCAAGCCTGAAGCTGGCTGCTGGAAGGACCTTGCACTACTTCTGACTAGCAAGTCAAGTGGCTAGTGAGGCCTCAcaaactcctcagctgatcctgtttcctcagactgaaagcctctgagtcctacCTCTGCTTAAAAAGCCCCATATCTGCTTCTTTATGTCAGAGTTAAATGACATATGCATTTATGCAAAATGCTTTGGTCACCACTATTttggattttgaaatatttccatatatattagtgtatttttgaaacttttagccaggtagtggttggtacatgcctttaatcccagaactcaggaggcagaggctggcagatctctgagttcaagttcagcctggtctacaaagtaagtacCCGGACATCcaaagctgttatacagagaaacccagtctcgaaaaaaaaaaaaaactttttaaaagacttatttttatttatatgtatggtaTGTTGCTTTCCTGTACGGTTGTATACCATCTTCTTTCCTGGTCCTAAAAGAATGCATtgaatccccaggaactggagttacaaagggttgtgagccaccaagtgggtgctgggaattaaactttgTCTTGTCTCTTGTGTTTTAAGACATgatttcaccatgtagccctggctgacctggaacttactatgtaaatgGGGGCTAGTCTATAACTCTTAGTCTATAACTGTCTTTGTGtatggagtgctgagattaaaggtgggtgccatcTTGATTGGTTTAGTCCTATATTCTTGAGTAATTTCTCTTTAATATGGAAGGGGAAATTACCTTAGTCTCCAGGAAATTTTGTGGTTATCTTCAATATTCTGGCATTCCTGTGCTTGTTCTAAAAATACAGAACCAGAAAAATCACTACAGATTCtaccataaaaaacaaaacaaacaaactagattCTGAGTAGTTTAATCATATAATGTGACCATTCTTGGTATATTCTCCAAATTGATCCTTTCTATACTGCAAATCATTGAGCAGCATTGATGAGCAAGACAGACTTTTTCTCAGACTGAGAAATAGGGAGTGATTTTACCCTTACCTATAGAGATCAGATTCCTGAAAGTTTCCTCCATTACATCTCTGTAGAGTTTCATCTGAGAAAGacccagcaaagcccactcttccaAAGTGAAGATGACAGCTATATCCTCAAAGGTCATAGTCTCCTAGAATATACCACAGATTCCCAAGAGAAGAGGTAAGATTCACAACACAGTATATTTAGCATCAGCTCATATTTTATGGTTAAAAAacacctgaatttgattcctgggaTTCCcttggtagaagaagagaaccaactcctcaagttgtcctctgccctccacatgcatgctgtggcacacatgtacaaatacacataataaatcaattaatgtaataaaaatttaaaagcaaggcAGAGTGATAGTGGAAAACACCCTACATCAACCTGTAACTTCTATATTTGCAAACATGAGTgagtgcacatacattcatatacattgcaaacatacacacacacacacacacacacacacacacacacacacacgctctaaAAGAGATCCAGATTAATTAGAAGCCATCTCCTAATTAATGTCATTCACTTTATAAATACAgtcataaaattttctttaaaatcttcaaTACAGAAAGCACTACATTGTTGCCCCTTTCCTTGGGACAGCTCACTCCAATTTCTATTTGGAAGATATCCTTTGCTAAATCAACCTCTGCTTAAACTGTCTATCTTCCTTGGCtgatttatcttctttttttaatggcacaggatatacattacagtccaaaacacagggaaaggagcatagtgaggaaatactggaccaaagcaagactgaaacccagcttGGCACACTCCAAACTCTGCAAttccatgtctgatgttaaaaCACTCTTcggatctccaactcctttcagttcTGTTgcctgcaacacacttctttctcttgggctgggtccactccctattagcagctctcctcagcaggtatcccatggctctggcatctccaacattttaggttctccaaggcaatccagtcttcaacttcacagcttcacgaaATGGCCTCTCTAAGCCTCCATTCagagacacccctgacacatgcctggcctcagcagctttccttagtctcagAGGCAAATttcatagcccctttcttctatctttaactccagaaccatgtggccaaagctgtcaAGTTTTGCTGCCCccgttcaattacatctttaccagcttcctgttcttcattgcctaagcttggctgtcctgaaactggatctcctGAATTTTCTTCTTCAAGAATATAAGAACTGGTCCCTCTCCTTCCATCTCATACTTGCCTAATTCCATCTCATGGTACTGCTCCCCACCAGACCTTCCAGACCGCCCAGATAGATTACCTGTATTCTCCTTCCAAACCCCTCTTATATGGGTTACTCCAAAGATCCATGGATGCTTGACAAGTTCTTCCAGCTACCTGACTGGGACCCTCCCGTTACCCTATTCAGCCTTGAGACCCAAGATAAGTTCATACTACCAGGGAAATCTTGTTTCAAGCCCCTCAAACAAGCCAGTCTGTGTACCAGACTGTGGCTAAAAAGCAGAAGAGCTAGAATAGTGGCTGCAGCTTTAACAACTATTAACTTCCAGACAAACAGAGGAGATCATATCCCAACCCTGCTATAGATTAGCCCCTCCTGAACATTTTAAACCTttgttaaaagaagaaagatgacctgaatagaaaacacagaaaaactgaGCCAACAAACTAACTCCAGATCCTCTGACCTCCTGgggcacctgaacacacaccacataacacacacacaccacgtaacacacacacacacacacacacacacacacacactcatattcaTAATTTTTTAAGTTACAATTGTGTCATTGTACAATGGGGCAACAATACCCCTACTAGACATCTCAGactaacaaagaaaaagcacagtgCCAGGAATGTgtcctttttgtttcttgagattttatttatttttactttatgtgtatgggtgttttgcttgcacatatgtctgtgtatcatgtgctaTGCAGTGTCTGAAGAGGCCAGACAGAAGTGtcagcttctctggaactggtgtaacaaatggttgtg
Proteins encoded in this region:
- the LOC102902946 gene encoding uncharacterized protein LOC102902946; protein product: MNKLGNHNMNAVTYDDVHVGFTWEEWALLDPSQKNLYKDVMLQTYWNLTTIGYCWEDHNADEHCQSSRRHGRHERSQTGEKTSVYILCGKAFAYESHLHGHKRTHTREKLFECNQCGKAYAHHSSLQMHKKIHTGEKPYECNQCGKAFVRHCSLQMHKRTHTGEKPYECNQCGKAFAQHGHLQRHERTHTGEKLFECNQCGKAYAHHSGLQMHKRKHTGEKPYECNQCSKAFVHHSSLQVHKRTHTGEKPYECNQCGKAFARHGHLQRHKRTHTGEKLYSCNQCDKVFSKHISLQIHKRRHTGEKPYECNQCGKAFVHHSILQRHERLHTREKAHECSQCGKAFACQSHLQMHERTHTGEKPYECIQCGKAFVQQSHLQIHERTHTGEKPYECIQCGKAFAQRGNLQIHERIHTGEKKL